In a genomic window of uncultured Flavobacterium sp.:
- a CDS encoding DEAD/DEAH box helicase, giving the protein MSQNTLEIEREEKKELYAYQKGDIDAIFERLDNAPSKHHLLYQLPTGGGKTVIFSEIVRRYLANNDKKVVVLTHRIELCKQTSKMLKGFGVSNKIINSKVKELPDQNDFSCFVAMVETLKNRINDEKLHLDNIGLVIIDEAHYNSFRKLLNSFKNAFILGVTATPLSSNIKLPMHQSYDELIVGDTISSLIDKGFLARATTYSYDVGLTSLKVGINGDYTVKSSDDLYTNTIMQEKLLHAYTERSLGKKTLIFNNGIHTSLYVYETFREAGYDIRHLDNTSSSEERKDILQWFKKTPDAILTSVGILTTGFDEPTVETIILNRATKSLTLYYQMIGRGSRKLPGKDEFTVIDLGNNAARFGLWSEPVNWQHIFKSPEFYLENLRDDTEIELYFKYSMPPELRAKFSKTADVTFDVDEEHKLIIKQNLRSKVVLDKSLEQHAAMCVDNTETLQEAKSLGKELDDDIECRIKRYAKCLSQCSKNYREWLVDDYKLKLVLLIGKKYREKIMNEPDE; this is encoded by the coding sequence ATGTCTCAAAACACTTTAGAAATAGAAAGAGAAGAGAAAAAAGAACTTTATGCATACCAAAAAGGCGATATTGACGCCATTTTTGAACGTTTAGACAATGCTCCTTCGAAACATCATTTATTATACCAATTGCCTACAGGTGGCGGAAAAACAGTGATTTTTTCCGAAATCGTGCGTCGTTATTTAGCTAATAATGATAAAAAAGTGGTTGTTTTAACGCACCGTATCGAGCTTTGTAAACAAACCTCAAAAATGTTGAAAGGGTTTGGCGTTTCTAATAAAATTATCAATAGTAAAGTAAAGGAATTACCGGATCAAAACGATTTTTCATGTTTTGTGGCGATGGTAGAAACTTTGAAAAACCGTATCAACGACGAGAAATTACATCTTGACAACATTGGTTTGGTTATTATTGATGAGGCACATTACAATTCATTCAGAAAATTATTAAACTCATTCAAAAACGCTTTTATTCTTGGAGTAACTGCAACACCTTTGAGTTCGAATATAAAATTACCAATGCACCAGAGTTACGATGAACTTATTGTGGGAGACACCATTAGTTCATTGATTGACAAAGGTTTCCTTGCTCGCGCTACAACTTATAGTTATGATGTGGGATTGACATCGCTAAAAGTTGGTATCAACGGAGATTATACCGTAAAATCATCAGATGATTTATATACGAATACTATCATGCAGGAAAAACTTTTGCATGCGTATACAGAACGTTCGTTGGGTAAGAAAACGTTGATTTTCAACAACGGTATTCATACTTCATTATATGTATATGAAACGTTTAGAGAAGCCGGTTACGACATCAGACACCTTGACAATACAAGTAGTTCTGAAGAGCGTAAAGACATCTTACAATGGTTTAAAAAGACTCCGGATGCAATTTTAACTTCGGTAGGAATCTTAACAACTGGTTTTGACGAACCTACAGTTGAAACAATTATCCTGAACAGAGCAACAAAATCGTTAACTTTATACTACCAAATGATTGGTCGTGGATCTCGTAAATTACCTGGTAAAGACGAGTTTACAGTAATCGATTTAGGAAATAATGCAGCACGTTTTGGTCTGTGGAGCGAGCCTGTAAACTGGCAGCACATTTTTAAATCACCTGAGTTTTATTTGGAGAACTTACGTGATGATACCGAAATTGAATTGTATTTTAAATACAGCATGCCGCCGGAATTAAGAGCTAAATTCAGCAAAACTGCCGATGTAACTTTTGATGTTGATGAAGAACATAAATTAATCATCAAACAAAATTTACGTTCTAAAGTTGTATTAGACAAATCATTAGAGCAACATGCAGCAATGTGTGTCGACAATACAGAAACATTACAAGAAGCAAAATCATTAGGAAAAGAGCTTGATGACGATATCGAATGCCGTATCAAACGTTATGCAAAATGTTTGAGCCAATGTAGTAAAAACTACCGCGAATGGCTGGTTGACGATTACAAACTAAAACTAGTTTTGTTAATTGGTAAAAAGTATCGTGAAAAAATCATGAACGAACCGGACGAATAG
- a CDS encoding DUF6155 family protein → MSKRDLKKYLGELSKEQLEEQIIELYEKFSPVKVYYDFVFNPKEDKLLQECKVKISQEYFPIKKPNSKRRPKAKMRRSVAQKYIKHFILLGVDPFVIADIMLYNIEIAQTYSSQNFVKQELFYKSMFNSFEQAVNFSISNGILSDFRERIIAVEQETIQQKWKNKYDFEAILDKID, encoded by the coding sequence ATGAGTAAACGCGATTTAAAAAAATATTTGGGTGAATTGAGCAAAGAACAACTCGAAGAACAAATAATTGAGTTGTATGAAAAGTTTAGTCCTGTAAAAGTCTATTATGATTTTGTTTTCAACCCAAAAGAAGACAAATTACTGCAGGAATGCAAAGTCAAAATCTCGCAGGAATATTTTCCAATTAAAAAGCCCAATTCAAAACGACGTCCGAAAGCCAAAATGCGTCGTTCTGTGGCACAGAAATACATTAAACATTTCATTTTATTGGGCGTTGATCCTTTTGTAATTGCTGATATTATGCTTTATAACATCGAAATTGCGCAAACTTATTCGTCGCAAAATTTTGTAAAGCAGGAATTATTTTACAAAAGTATGTTTAACTCATTTGAACAAGCTGTAAATTTTTCTATTTCAAACGGAATTTTATCTGATTTCAGAGAACGAATTATCGCAGTCGAACAAGAAACTATTCAACAAAAATGGAAAAATAAGTACGATTTTGAAGCAATTTTAGACAAAATCGACTAA
- a CDS encoding DUF3817 domain-containing protein, translated as MLKIFKVTAILEGISYLVLFTNMLFIKTNNPELYHTLLRPLGMAHGVLFIGYVLLAFLLRKPQNWDLKTFAIIQIASLIPFGTFYIEKKYLENNA; from the coding sequence ATGCTCAAGATTTTCAAAGTTACTGCAATTTTAGAGGGAATCTCTTATTTAGTGTTATTTACCAATATGCTTTTCATTAAAACCAACAATCCTGAACTTTACCATACCTTATTACGTCCGTTAGGAATGGCGCACGGCGTATTATTTATAGGATATGTTTTGTTGGCATTTTTACTTAGAAAACCTCAAAACTGGGATTTAAAAACTTTCGCAATTATTCAAATAGCTTCTCTTATTCCTTTTGGAACTTTTTATATCGAGAAAAAATATTTAGAAAATAATGCCTAA
- a CDS encoding mechanosensitive ion channel, which translates to MPNLLNKIFNFLYPLFRDWGMSRNFASYVSLVFNIAIMVVLAYAIYYMAKFVLVTLTAIFAQKTKTKFDDYLIHNKTTKYTAYLIPFFFIYKAVPIILDKYEYWETLFGKIVGIYIVLISLWIIRTIFNALRDYLKQKPEYSDKPIDSFVQVIMIVLWIFGVAMIISTLFGIKQGELLTILGTLSAIIILIFRDTILGFVSSVQVAINDMVRIGDWITMDKFGADGDVIEINLTTVKVRNFDNTITTIPTYALSSDSFQNWRGMQKSAGRRIKRHVLIKSSSIRFLTDEDLDQMKKVQLLSNYIETRQSEIVKYNDIRGVDKTLALNGRNMTNLGLFRKYIIQYLITHPGLNKEMHMMCRQLQSTAHGVPLEIYAFSSDKRWANYEYIMADIFDHVMASVEYFDLEIFELPSKIGHLD; encoded by the coding sequence ATGCCTAATCTTTTGAATAAAATATTCAACTTTTTATACCCTCTTTTTAGAGACTGGGGAATGAGCCGTAATTTTGCGTCTTATGTTAGCCTTGTCTTTAATATTGCCATAATGGTCGTTTTGGCTTATGCCATTTATTATATGGCAAAATTTGTTTTGGTAACCTTAACGGCAATTTTTGCACAAAAGACCAAAACAAAATTTGACGATTATTTAATTCACAATAAAACCACAAAATACACCGCGTATTTAATTCCGTTTTTCTTTATTTATAAAGCAGTTCCAATTATTCTGGACAAATATGAATATTGGGAAACGCTTTTTGGAAAAATCGTTGGTATTTATATCGTTCTCATCAGTTTATGGATTATCAGAACGATTTTTAATGCTTTACGAGATTATCTAAAGCAGAAACCGGAATACAGCGATAAGCCTATCGACAGTTTCGTTCAGGTTATTATGATTGTGCTTTGGATTTTTGGTGTTGCCATGATTATTTCGACTTTATTCGGAATCAAACAAGGTGAATTATTGACGATTTTAGGAACACTTTCGGCAATTATTATCTTGATATTCAGAGATACTATTTTAGGATTTGTATCAAGCGTTCAGGTTGCGATAAACGATATGGTTCGTATTGGTGACTGGATTACGATGGATAAATTTGGTGCTGATGGTGACGTAATCGAAATTAATCTGACAACGGTTAAAGTTCGAAATTTCGACAACACGATTACTACAATTCCAACTTATGCTTTAAGTTCAGACTCGTTCCAAAACTGGCGCGGAATGCAAAAATCTGCCGGAAGACGTATTAAAAGACACGTTTTGATCAAAAGCAGCAGTATTCGTTTCTTAACGGATGAAGATTTGGATCAGATGAAAAAAGTACAACTTCTAAGTAATTATATCGAAACCAGACAATCAGAAATTGTAAAATACAATGATATTCGTGGCGTAGACAAAACTTTGGCGCTTAATGGCCGAAATATGACTAATCTGGGATTATTTAGAAAATATATCATTCAATATTTAATCACACATCCGGGTTTAAATAAAGAAATGCATATGATGTGTCGTCAGTTACAATCGACTGCGCACGGAGTTCCGTTAGAAATTTATGCTTTTTCAAGTGATAAACGCTGGGCAAATTACGAATATATTATGGCCGATATTTTTGATCACGTTATGGCTTCTGTAGAATATTTTGACCTTGAAATCTTCGAATTACCATCGAAAATTGGGCATTTAGATTAG
- a CDS encoding hotdog domain-containing protein — protein MRFHTRKWVKPEDLNPNGTLFGGKLLAWIDEELALYTIIQLENTRIVTKYMSEINFKSSARQGDIVEIGIDVVKFGNTSLVLTCAVRNMMTREIIITIDQTTMVNLDENGKPKAHGKTQIEFVKDRL, from the coding sequence ATGCGATTTCATACCAGAAAATGGGTTAAACCCGAAGATTTAAATCCAAACGGAACTTTATTTGGCGGAAAATTATTGGCCTGGATCGACGAAGAACTGGCGTTGTACACGATTATTCAATTAGAAAACACCAGAATAGTAACGAAATACATGTCTGAGATTAATTTTAAGAGTTCGGCGAGACAAGGCGATATTGTCGAAATTGGAATTGATGTTGTGAAATTCGGAAATACTTCTTTAGTTTTAACTTGTGCTGTTCGAAATATGATGACTCGCGAAATCATTATTACAATCGATCAAACTACAATGGTTAATCTTGACGAAAACGGAAAACCAAAAGCGCACGGAAAAACTCAAATCGAATTCGTAAAAGATCGTTTATAA
- a CDS encoding glyoxalase — protein sequence MEDRDAFLREFRGETLGTVSAQSSPDELFQNQTIRPILKLQNDLFIAVFINYVNKNKADFYSYTVEKKLQVIENSIQKDIKFRNSLKGIVMALFTIEEYENYIQNSSSLNKRMMNLLIERLKSQVQLFELESNSN from the coding sequence ATGGAAGATAGAGATGCTTTTTTAAGAGAATTCAGAGGAGAAACTTTAGGAACTGTAAGCGCTCAATCTTCACCAGATGAGTTGTTTCAAAATCAAACGATTAGACCAATTTTAAAACTTCAAAACGATTTGTTTATTGCCGTTTTTATAAACTATGTAAATAAAAACAAGGCCGATTTCTATTCTTATACAGTTGAGAAAAAACTTCAGGTTATCGAAAATTCCATTCAAAAAGACATTAAGTTCAGAAATTCCCTTAAAGGAATTGTCATGGCGCTTTTTACAATTGAAGAATATGAAAATTATATTCAAAACTCGTCAAGCTTAAATAAAAGAATGATGAATTTATTAATCGAAAGATTGAAAAGTCAGGTTCAATTGTTTGAATTAGAATCGAATTCGAACTAA